The Kiritimatiellales bacterium genomic interval TTGCGAGATTTTTCGCCTCGTAGATCTCGCGGATATCGCGATCCTTGCGGACGATGTCGCGGAGAAGGATGTCCTCGGTGTCCTTGAGTGTGAGCGTGGAGTTTTCGATGGCGTTGGAGTTATAGACGGACTCCGGAATCTCCGCGATGGCTATGTCGTGAAGAATCTGCTCATGCGTTGGGGCGAGTTCGCGGTATTGGGCGGCGAGTTTTTCTATTTTCGATTTTGTAGTTTTGTTAATCACCGTCAAGAACCATCCCCGAATTATCCGTGAAAGTAAATATAAATCGGATGATTTTCACGGATTGTTTGCCAGGTTTGAAAAACATGATTCAAAGGATCGTACCCAATTCGGTGAGGTTATTAGACTCTTTATAACACTCTTTTGGGTGAATCATCCTTATTGTGCCATTTTTACGAAGGTTTCAGAAATTACGATCACAGCGTCCTGGGCATCGTCTGCAGCGGCGGTGGCGTGTTGCCTGGGCGCGAATTCGTCATGGAGGCGGTTGAGAATATCGGGGAGCTGGGCGGCTTGCTCGGGTGTCGGTTGGGCAGCGATTTCGCTGATCTGTTTCGTCTGGGCGACGAGTTTGCTGGGGAGTTGCGTGTGGATACCGGCGGCGAGGTCGTTTTGCAGCGCATTGATGACCGGGACGAGATCGGCGGGGAGGTCGCCACTGCTTGCCCAGCGCAGGCAGGTGCGCAGGAATTTGTCAGCCATCAGCGAGTTGCGATCTCTGCTGGCAGCAGTGGTGGGGTGGTCGACGGCCAGGCCGCCGCAGGCGGGTGCGTCAAAGGCGGCCAGAGCGGCGGCGACATCCGTGTAATGATTATCACTGGCAGGCGGCGCAAAGGGGAGCGGTTTTTCGTCGGGATCTGCCCGCAGGTGTTTGACGGCGTCGAGAAAGGTGATGGGTTTTGGTGATGCTGCGGTTACGTCGTAAAACTGGATGCGACCAGCGGCTTTGATAAAAGCGACAGAGTGATTTTTTTGCCCGGCGCGGATGCAGCGAGATTTGAGGGGGAGCGCCTTGATGCGTTTGTAAGCGGCGGGGTCTTTGGCAAAAAACGCCCGGATCTCGCGCAAGAGGGCGAGGGTTTCATCAACATCATCTCTGACATCGCGGTCGAAGAGCGTGAACTGCTTGACAATCTCGTCACGGGAGAAGATTTGCACATCCTCGCCGAGGGCGGACTGGAAGCCCTGCATTTTGATGAGGGCGTTCTCGTAAAGTCCGATTTCGCGGTTGCCTTGGTCAGAGGGGTAGAAGGTAAAATTGCGGATAGCGGGTGCCGTAGAGCCGATGCGGTTGATGCGGCCGATACGCTGCATCAGGCGGGCGACATTCCAAGGGGTGTCGTAGTGAATGACGGTGTTGGCCCGGTGCAGGTTGATGCCTTCCGAGAGGACATCGGTGGAGAGGATGATGTTGTAGCGGTTGTCCTGTTCGGCGGCGGGAAGGTTGGCGTCGAAAGCGCGGCGGATATCGTTTTTTCGACGGTCGCGGTTTTGGGAAGAGACAACAAGGATGTCGTTGCGCTGGAGGTGCTCGGTAAGTTTTCTACCCAGGTAATCGATGGTGTCGAGGCTTTCAGAGAAGATGACGAGTTTGCCGGAGGGGTTCTCGGGCTGGGCTGTCAGGCGGGATTGCAGGGCATCGAGAAAGACATCGAGTTTGGGATCAATGGTGACGTCTCGCCAGCGGGTCAGGAGACCCTCAAAGACGGTTTTGTCGGCATGGAGCATGTCAATAAAGGCCGGGGAGAAATCCGAGGCTTGGTAAAGGATATCAGATTCGGTGTAGCCACGTTCATCTATCAGCTTGGCGATGATATCATCTAGCTCTTTGCCTTGGTCGAGCCATGACCTGATGTCAACATCGGGCACAATAAGCACCTTGTCACAAGCAAACATCTCCAACATCTGGTCAATACCTCTGATAGCGTTTTCAAGGGAACAGCGAAAGGCGTGAAAAGAGCTTTCGAGCCGTTTGACCATCAGGACGCGGTAGATGCCCTGGAGGGTAGCAGAAATCTGCTTGGCGTTGGGGTAGCGGGATTGGTATTTGGGGTCGAGGAATTCAATAGCGCGATACCGTGCATAAGAGGCACAAACCGTGTCGGCAGGGATTGGTGCATTGAGGTCAGCAAGATTGTCACGATAAATTGGTTGAGCCGTAAGAACCCAAAGTGTCTCTAACAGGAGGATTTCAAGCGGCAGGTCGAGTTTGTAATTGAGGACTTCCGGGGCGGAAACATCAGGGAAGACAACACCTTGCTTTTTCAGGTCGGCAGCATAATCGCGGTCGTTTAAAATATTTTGTCGGGTGCGGCGGACAGTAACAGGTTCAAGAATAACACGACGAATAGTTTCGTAAATGGCATCAATTTTTTTTGGATCAAACTTGTTTGGGTCGTTGCGATCACGCATGGCGCGTTTGTATCGCTCTGAAAGTGGCGCGAAAAAAGAATTAATATTTGGCACATTTTCGATGGTGGAACGGGCCGCGTCTTGAAAAAGTAAAATCTGGGATCGCAAATCATCCGGTTCGTTGTTGACGGCGGTAGCAGAAAGAAGCATTACCTTTTTACGTGTGCCATGAGTTTCTCCGAAATTACCAGGATTAGAACGAGGGGCTTTACAGATTTTTTGGAGATCGTTAAACCGGGTGTTATCCGTGTGGTGGAAGTTGTGAGATTCATCCACAATAATGAGATCAAATTCTTCTTTAGAGCTGTAATTGCCATCTTCTTTTAATACTTTGGACAAACTGCCGTTACTGATAAACTGCGTATGCCGTTTGAGGTCAAAATTTTTGATGGTTTCTTTCCAGTTAGTCTCAACAGCAGGAGGATAAACAACAAGAATTTTTGTTTGTCTTCCGTTAGCTTCAACAAACCGCCGGGCGATCATAGCGGCAACGACCGTTTTCCCGAGTCCAACGACATCTGCAAGAAAGAATCCATGATGGCGGCAAAGCATTTGATATCCTTGGATAACAGCATCACGTTGATACGCCAGATCTTTAAATCCTTCAGGGAGTGCAAGAGAGAACGCGTCTTCCACCTGCTCGCCAAAGGTGTCAATGAGCACCTTCATGTAAAGTTCAAAAGGAGCTGGTTGAATCCCCAGGTGAGTTTTTGAAACAGAGGAGACTATATCTTCGTTTGCAAACGGAATCCCCTGACTCCATAGCCGATCAAATTCAGTTTTGCAATAAGCTACGTCATCATAATCTTTCATAGCGACATTCAACTCATAATGAACATCGGGGGTGAGCCCCAACCCGGCATCAGAAATATTAGATGATCCCATGATCACCCAACCATCAGAGTGCTCATCATGTTTTTCTGGAATACAAAGATAGAATTTGGCATGAAGCGTTTTTGATGGATGGATGCGCATTTCAAGGCGCCCGCTTTTCACATCTTCAATGAATTGGAGGATACCACTTTCAATCTCATTTGAATATCCAGCATCGCAAATATCATCAATAAATTCCTGTGTATAAATTTGCTTTGCTTTTTCGGGGTCACCGAACCAAAGATTTGCTTTGCTATGCTGGCGAAAAACATTATTAAAAAGGGTGTTTTCTGCAGTATTATTGAAAAATTTTGTACTCATATATTTCCTTAAAAATCTACAAACTACATAGAAATATTCAATCTTTCCTTAACGAGGATATGCGCGTGATTTT includes:
- a CDS encoding helicase-related protein — encoded protein: MSTKFFNNTAENTLFNNVFRQHSKANLWFGDPEKAKQIYTQEFIDDICDAGYSNEIESGILQFIEDVKSGRLEMRIHPSKTLHAKFYLCIPEKHDEHSDGWVIMGSSNISDAGLGLTPDVHYELNVAMKDYDDVAYCKTEFDRLWSQGIPFANEDIVSSVSKTHLGIQPAPFELYMKVLIDTFGEQVEDAFSLALPEGFKDLAYQRDAVIQGYQMLCRHHGFFLADVVGLGKTVVAAMIARRFVEANGRQTKILVVYPPAVETNWKETIKNFDLKRHTQFISNGSLSKVLKEDGNYSSKEEFDLIIVDESHNFHHTDNTRFNDLQKICKAPRSNPGNFGETHGTRKKVMLLSATAVNNEPDDLRSQILLFQDAARSTIENVPNINSFFAPLSERYKRAMRDRNDPNKFDPKKIDAIYETIRRVILEPVTVRRTRQNILNDRDYAADLKKQGVVFPDVSAPEVLNYKLDLPLEILLLETLWVLTAQPIYRDNLADLNAPIPADTVCASYARYRAIEFLDPKYQSRYPNAKQISATLQGIYRVLMVKRLESSFHAFRCSLENAIRGIDQMLEMFACDKVLIVPDVDIRSWLDQGKELDDIIAKLIDERGYTESDILYQASDFSPAFIDMLHADKTVFEGLLTRWRDVTIDPKLDVFLDALQSRLTAQPENPSGKLVIFSESLDTIDYLGRKLTEHLQRNDILVVSSQNRDRRKNDIRRAFDANLPAAEQDNRYNIILSTDVLSEGINLHRANTVIHYDTPWNVARLMQRIGRINRIGSTAPAIRNFTFYPSDQGNREIGLYENALIKMQGFQSALGEDVQIFSRDEIVKQFTLFDRDVRDDVDETLALLREIRAFFAKDPAAYKRIKALPLKSRCIRAGQKNHSVAFIKAAGRIQFYDVTAASPKPITFLDAVKHLRADPDEKPLPFAPPASDNHYTDVAAALAAFDAPACGGLAVDHPTTAASRDRNSLMADKFLRTCLRWASSGDLPADLVPVINALQNDLAAGIHTQLPSKLVAQTKQISEIAAQPTPEQAAQLPDILNRLHDEFAPRQHATAAADDAQDAVIVISETFVKMAQ